A genomic stretch from Schaalia odontolytica includes:
- a CDS encoding rhamnulokinase translates to MMTTVVAIDLGASSGRVLRGVFDGERLAIEECSRFPNGPVAVPGPHHSDASQSGGEAQVAYEWDILALWRGILEGLREASLRGAVDAIGIDTWAVDYGLLDEGGRLIGNPASYRSARCGVGASEVLDRWDSSWLYEHNGLQFQPFNTLFQRVADRGERRADCARTALLIPDLLAYWLTGEARSELTNASTTGLVNATERDWDPEILNRLRDDFGVEHLFPPIIEPGEIVGEARVEGLDLHTSTGEPTPVVAVGSHDTASAVAGVPAQTGSFAYISSGTWSLVGTELSTPVLSEEAWAANFTNELGVDGTVRFLANIMGMWVQQECLSEWASLGDNASGAGGRVDWPLLDAQTEAAQPVRYLLDMSSPELMAPGGMVERVRSLWIPGPGVSSSPSVDDGSSSADEAGVRVGDPKASGVDPSERATVLRAITDSLALAYRRAIRRTCELSGTLPEAIHLVGGGSKNCLLAQETADATGIPVIAGPVEATALGNMLISLRAIGVASGTLMDLRAISRASSALVTYEPRASHAHLWDQADALLDARS, encoded by the coding sequence ATGATGACGACCGTTGTCGCTATCGACCTGGGGGCCTCCTCGGGGCGCGTCCTACGGGGCGTGTTCGACGGCGAACGTCTCGCCATCGAGGAGTGCTCCCGCTTCCCGAACGGGCCGGTCGCCGTTCCTGGGCCTCATCATTCCGACGCTTCTCAATCGGGGGGCGAGGCCCAGGTGGCCTACGAGTGGGACATCCTCGCGCTGTGGCGAGGCATCCTCGAGGGCCTGCGCGAGGCCAGCCTGCGCGGTGCCGTGGACGCTATCGGAATCGACACGTGGGCTGTGGACTACGGGCTGCTGGACGAGGGCGGCCGACTGATCGGTAACCCTGCGTCCTACCGTTCCGCGCGCTGTGGCGTTGGCGCGTCCGAGGTGCTCGACCGATGGGATTCCTCCTGGCTCTATGAGCACAACGGATTACAATTCCAGCCTTTCAATACGCTGTTCCAGCGTGTAGCCGACCGGGGGGAGCGGCGCGCGGACTGCGCGCGCACGGCGCTCCTGATTCCCGACCTGCTGGCGTACTGGCTCACGGGAGAAGCGCGAAGCGAGCTGACGAACGCGTCGACGACAGGCCTCGTCAATGCCACGGAGCGCGACTGGGATCCCGAGATCCTTAATCGGCTGCGCGACGACTTCGGGGTGGAGCACCTCTTCCCGCCGATCATTGAGCCGGGGGAGATTGTCGGTGAAGCGCGCGTTGAGGGTCTTGATCTGCACACCTCGACGGGCGAGCCCACCCCTGTCGTCGCCGTTGGGTCGCACGACACCGCCTCCGCGGTTGCGGGTGTGCCCGCCCAGACCGGGTCGTTCGCGTACATCTCGAGTGGGACCTGGTCGCTCGTCGGTACCGAGCTCAGTACCCCCGTGCTCTCCGAGGAAGCTTGGGCGGCCAATTTTACGAACGAGCTGGGTGTCGATGGCACGGTCCGTTTCCTCGCCAACATCATGGGTATGTGGGTGCAGCAGGAATGCCTGAGCGAGTGGGCATCCCTTGGGGATAACGCGTCGGGCGCTGGAGGTCGGGTCGACTGGCCGCTCCTCGACGCGCAGACTGAGGCAGCCCAGCCCGTACGCTACCTGCTCGACATGTCCTCACCTGAGCTGATGGCTCCGGGAGGCATGGTAGAGCGAGTGCGTTCACTGTGGATCCCGGGCCCAGGCGTCTCTTCGTCCCCTTCTGTGGATGACGGATCGTCTTCCGCGGACGAGGCAGGGGTGCGCGTTGGTGATCCGAAGGCCTCGGGTGTCGATCCTAGTGAGCGGGCAACCGTGCTGCGGGCGATCACGGACTCGTTGGCGCTGGCATACCGCAGGGCGATCCGACGGACATGTGAGCTGAGCGGTACCCTCCCTGAAGCGATTCACCTCGTGGGGGGCGGCTCAAAGAATTGTCTGCTGGCGCAGGAGACCGCAGATGCGACAGGAATCCCGGTCATTGCGGGACCCGTTGAGGCCACGGCCCTCGGGAACATGCTCATCTCCCTGCGGGCTATCGGCGTGGCCAGCGGAACGCTGATGGACCTTCGTGCCATTTCGCGGGCGTCGTCGGCGCTCGTGACCTACGAGCCGCGCGCTTCTCATGCGCACCTCTGGGATCAGGCCGATGCCCTCCTCGATGCTCGGTCGTAG
- a CDS encoding class II aldolase/adducin family protein has product MTTSSQDLVSQLIELSNQIGSDTEYTRSGGGNSSAKDGDTLLIKPSGVPLATLREEDLVPLDIPTLLHALEHPEELPSNEDPVRAAAQLAQRGAFERRPSVEILFHALIPDPLVIHLHPLTANAITCNTRGEELCEQILGDQALWVDYTDPGIPLARLIDKRRRAFTATHDTPPPAITLLGNHGIIVSGPTKDAILERIDFLTSSIRAAIDEAGTALSGSPSRVAEAFRRAVDAPSVALSTDGLSAAASAPGGPLIPDQIVYAGSFPVVLEATDTEDIVAAKVSLHRAQHGRAPIVAVIPGLAVAAAGMTNEASDNALHTFLDALRVARDANLLGRVRVMDDRERGFIENWEAESYRQKVAATQGS; this is encoded by the coding sequence ATGACTACTTCATCTCAAGACCTCGTCTCCCAACTCATCGAGCTGTCCAACCAGATCGGTTCAGACACGGAGTACACGCGCTCAGGGGGTGGAAACTCATCCGCGAAGGATGGTGACACACTCCTCATCAAGCCCAGCGGTGTTCCGCTCGCAACCCTGCGCGAGGAAGACCTGGTCCCGCTCGACATTCCCACCCTCCTGCATGCCCTCGAACATCCTGAAGAGCTCCCCAGCAATGAAGACCCCGTTCGCGCGGCCGCGCAGCTCGCACAGCGTGGCGCGTTCGAGCGCCGCCCGAGCGTCGAAATCCTGTTTCACGCGCTTATTCCCGACCCGCTTGTCATCCACCTGCACCCTCTGACAGCCAACGCGATCACGTGCAACACGCGCGGCGAGGAGCTCTGTGAGCAGATCCTGGGTGATCAGGCACTGTGGGTCGACTACACGGACCCAGGTATTCCTCTCGCGCGTCTTATCGACAAGCGTCGCCGCGCGTTCACGGCCACGCACGACACTCCCCCGCCGGCGATCACGCTCCTCGGCAATCACGGCATCATCGTTTCAGGCCCGACAAAGGATGCGATTCTCGAGCGGATCGACTTCCTAACATCCTCAATCCGTGCGGCAATCGACGAGGCCGGCACCGCCTTGTCGGGTTCGCCATCCCGGGTGGCGGAAGCCTTCCGTCGCGCGGTAGACGCGCCGAGTGTCGCGCTATCGACAGACGGACTATCAGCGGCTGCTTCAGCTCCTGGCGGTCCGTTGATCCCCGATCAGATCGTGTACGCGGGTTCCTTCCCCGTTGTTCTGGAAGCAACCGACACTGAGGACATCGTGGCCGCGAAAGTGTCGCTGCACCGTGCCCAGCACGGGCGTGCGCCGATCGTCGCTGTCATTCCCGGACTAGCCGTAGCGGCGGCAGGTATGACGAACGAGGCCTCAGACAACGCATTGCACACCTTCCTGGACGCATTGCGCGTGGCACGGGATGCGAACCTGCTCGGTCGCGTGCGCGTCATGGATGATCGAGAGCGCGGCTTCATCGAGAACTGGGAAGCTGAGTCCTATCGCCAGAAGGTAGCTGCCACTCAGGGGTCCTGA
- the nhaC gene encoding Na+/H+ antiporter NhaC, which produces MSVTSSEKRAHRTPSLLVAAIPAVTLIVLLGGGYIAASLPVEPLLIASAVVAGIVAMTLGYTWDEIIGAIAEKIAKTMPAVLILIVVGALIGTWMAGGTIPMLIYYGLKIINPQFLALIALVVTAIVSLCTGTSWGSAGTIGVAFMGVAVGMDANLPMVAGAIVAGAYFGDKLSPLSDTTNIASLATGVNLFTHIRHLMWTTVPAFLTSAVVYLIFGLQSSGGTVPEKVGTILSTLDSAFNWNLLLLVPVLVVLVGSVMKLPTVPVMLVSCATAMFNAVVFQGVSFSNSVVASVNGFKVDMVGKSGFQADSVIEDVTRLLERGGMNSMMSVLLICFCAIAFAGTVSVSGSLDVLISSLLAPVKSTFALIASTIVTGLAVIGITSNGQVSLLIPGEMLRGEYIKRGLDPKNLSRTIEDAATVWEPILPWTSAGAYMAGTLGVATLAYMPWAISNWIAIFFALLWAATGIGIAKLTPEEQKALEAEA; this is translated from the coding sequence ATGTCAGTCACCTCCTCGGAGAAGCGGGCTCACCGCACTCCATCTCTCCTGGTCGCGGCCATTCCCGCGGTCACGCTGATCGTCCTTTTGGGCGGCGGCTACATTGCCGCGAGCCTCCCGGTGGAGCCGTTGCTCATCGCTTCGGCCGTGGTCGCCGGCATTGTCGCCATGACCTTGGGCTACACGTGGGACGAGATCATCGGCGCGATCGCCGAGAAGATCGCAAAGACCATGCCGGCTGTTCTGATCCTCATCGTCGTCGGCGCCTTGATCGGCACGTGGATGGCGGGAGGCACGATCCCGATGCTCATCTACTACGGCTTGAAGATCATTAACCCGCAGTTCCTGGCGCTCATTGCGCTGGTCGTGACGGCGATCGTGTCGCTGTGCACGGGCACGTCGTGGGGTTCTGCGGGCACGATCGGCGTCGCCTTCATGGGCGTTGCGGTCGGCATGGACGCGAACCTGCCGATGGTGGCGGGCGCGATTGTGGCGGGCGCCTACTTCGGCGACAAGCTTTCTCCCCTGTCGGACACGACGAACATCGCGTCGCTGGCGACGGGCGTGAACCTGTTTACGCACATTCGCCACCTCATGTGGACGACCGTGCCGGCGTTCCTGACCTCGGCGGTCGTGTACCTGATCTTCGGCCTGCAGTCGTCGGGCGGGACCGTGCCCGAGAAGGTCGGCACGATCCTTTCGACCCTCGATTCGGCGTTCAACTGGAACCTGCTCCTGCTGGTGCCCGTGCTGGTCGTGCTCGTCGGCTCGGTGATGAAGCTGCCGACCGTGCCGGTCATGCTGGTGTCGTGCGCGACCGCCATGTTTAATGCGGTCGTGTTCCAGGGAGTGTCCTTCTCGAACTCGGTCGTGGCCTCCGTGAACGGCTTCAAGGTCGACATGGTCGGCAAGAGCGGCTTCCAGGCCGACTCCGTCATCGAGGACGTGACGCGCCTGCTGGAGCGCGGCGGCATGAACTCGATGATGAGCGTCCTGCTGATTTGTTTCTGCGCGATCGCCTTCGCGGGCACAGTGTCCGTGTCCGGGTCGCTGGACGTGCTGATTTCGAGCCTACTGGCTCCCGTGAAGTCGACGTTCGCGCTGATCGCGTCGACGATCGTGACTGGCCTGGCGGTCATCGGCATCACGTCGAACGGCCAGGTCTCCCTGCTGATCCCGGGCGAGATGCTGCGCGGCGAGTACATCAAGCGAGGCCTGGACCCGAAGAACCTGTCGCGAACCATCGAGGACGCGGCCACCGTGTGGGAGCCCATCCTCCCATGGACGTCGGCGGGTGCCTACATGGCCGGCACCCTGGGCGTCGCCACCCTGGCCTACATGCCCTGGGCGATTTCCAACTGGATCGCCATCTTCTTCGCCCTCCTGTGGGCGGCCACGGGCATCGGCATCGCTAAGCTCACACCCGAGGAGCAGAAGGCTCTCGAAGCGGAGGCCTGA
- a CDS encoding MalY/PatB family protein: protein MFDETITRWGTHSAKWDLLAAHLGEDALSLSVADMEFATCPEVSRAIVDACTEGIFGYTEVFDDFREAAAHWQERRHGWALEQGAVHFFPRIVQCVSALCSIVLPGSLGRPPRVVTLDPAYGPIIEVVERAGCELRRVPLDLSGEMPQIPEDLFARAMEGADLLLWCSPHNPTGRVWSEREMDMVASLARQGDVLVLSDDIHADFQRPGRNRYRPLAAVAPRLWESGCLIQCASPGKTFNSAGLEASAIAVRGELGERLEEAKRLMGLHNPNFFAIPATIAAWNLGEAWVDELRDRIDANLHVAVDYLRRALPRARVVDPDGTYLVWVDARAYLASSASLDEAVAASRVAVSPGEDFGADYEGFFRINVALPERDLVRALGRLCEAIAALASN from the coding sequence ATGTTTGACGAGACGATCACTCGTTGGGGGACGCACAGCGCGAAGTGGGACTTGCTGGCTGCGCACCTGGGCGAGGATGCGCTGTCCCTATCGGTCGCGGACATGGAGTTCGCGACGTGCCCGGAGGTGTCGCGCGCGATCGTGGACGCGTGCACGGAGGGGATTTTCGGCTACACGGAGGTCTTCGATGACTTTCGCGAGGCCGCTGCCCACTGGCAGGAGCGCCGCCACGGGTGGGCGCTCGAGCAGGGCGCCGTGCACTTTTTCCCGCGTATCGTGCAGTGCGTGTCGGCCCTGTGCTCGATCGTCTTGCCGGGGTCGCTGGGGCGCCCTCCGCGCGTGGTGACGCTGGATCCGGCGTACGGGCCGATCATCGAGGTCGTGGAGCGCGCCGGGTGCGAGCTGCGCCGGGTTCCCCTCGACCTGTCGGGCGAGATGCCTCAGATTCCTGAGGATTTGTTCGCCCGCGCGATGGAGGGCGCGGACCTGCTGCTCTGGTGCAGCCCGCACAACCCGACGGGCCGCGTGTGGAGTGAGCGAGAGATGGACATGGTCGCTTCCCTCGCGCGTCAGGGGGATGTGCTGGTGCTTTCCGACGACATTCACGCGGATTTCCAACGGCCGGGCAGGAACCGGTACCGGCCGCTCGCGGCCGTCGCGCCACGCCTGTGGGAGTCGGGGTGCCTCATTCAGTGCGCGTCCCCCGGGAAGACGTTTAACAGCGCGGGGTTGGAGGCCTCGGCGATCGCGGTGCGCGGCGAGCTCGGGGAGCGCCTCGAGGAGGCTAAGCGCCTCATGGGCTTGCACAACCCGAATTTCTTCGCGATTCCCGCGACGATCGCCGCGTGGAACCTCGGCGAGGCGTGGGTGGATGAGCTGCGCGATCGCATCGACGCAAACCTGCACGTGGCCGTTGATTACCTGCGCCGCGCGCTGCCTCGGGCTCGTGTCGTCGACCCCGACGGCACGTACCTGGTGTGGGTGGACGCCCGGGCATACCTGGCCTCGTCCGCTTCTCTCGACGAGGCCGTGGCCGCCTCCCGGGTCGCGGTGTCCCCGGGCGAGGACTTCGGGGCCGACTATGAAGGCTTCTTCCGTATCAATGTGGCGCTTCCCGAGCGCGACCTGGTGCGGGCTTTGGGGCGCTTATGCGAGGCGATCGCGGCGCTCGCATCGAACTAA
- the xylB gene encoding xylulokinase: MGERPFVAGVDSSTQSCKVVVWDPVSGEVVREGRAPHPEGTEVDPRAWWDALNEAVAAAGGLDDVRALSVGGQQHGMVVLDERGEVIRPALLWNDTRSAGAARDLIAERAGESSGEAWWADATGSVPVASLTVTKLRWLADHEPEAAQRVAAVCLPHDYLTWRIAGGFERLGLEGLATDRSDASGTGYVDRSASAYRRDILAQALRCSEERAESVVLPWIAEPYEVVARGDEARGWGEIALGPGAGDNAAAALGVDLGPGAAMLSLGTSGVVAAVSESAVSDPSGLVTGFSDASGRWLPLACTLNASRIIDAMRRVTGLGYEEFDEAALSVPNAGGLRLIPYFEGERTPNLPDATATLEGMTLANCDPAHVARAAVEGLLTLMRGALDAVRAQGVPIERVVMVGGGARSRAVRALASGILGAEVEVPSPAEYVALGAAKQAAALNVADLGAGGSDV, translated from the coding sequence ATGGGCGAGAGGCCTTTCGTTGCGGGCGTCGATTCCTCGACGCAGTCGTGCAAGGTGGTCGTATGGGATCCGGTGTCGGGCGAGGTGGTGCGCGAGGGTCGCGCGCCGCATCCGGAGGGCACCGAGGTGGATCCGCGCGCCTGGTGGGACGCGTTGAACGAGGCCGTGGCTGCGGCCGGCGGGCTGGATGACGTGCGAGCGCTCAGCGTGGGCGGCCAGCAGCACGGCATGGTCGTGCTGGATGAGCGGGGCGAGGTGATTCGGCCGGCCCTGCTGTGGAATGACACGAGGAGCGCGGGCGCAGCTCGGGATTTGATCGCAGAGCGTGCGGGCGAGTCGTCGGGCGAGGCCTGGTGGGCCGATGCCACGGGCTCGGTTCCGGTCGCGTCGTTAACGGTCACGAAGCTGCGGTGGTTGGCGGATCACGAGCCGGAGGCGGCCCAGCGCGTGGCCGCGGTGTGCTTACCCCACGACTACTTGACGTGGCGGATCGCGGGCGGTTTCGAGCGCCTGGGGTTGGAGGGCTTGGCGACGGATCGGTCGGATGCCTCGGGGACGGGGTACGTGGATCGGTCGGCGTCGGCGTATCGGCGTGACATTCTCGCCCAGGCGCTGCGCTGCAGCGAGGAGCGGGCCGAGAGCGTCGTGCTGCCGTGGATCGCGGAACCGTACGAGGTCGTGGCGCGCGGGGACGAGGCGCGCGGCTGGGGCGAGATTGCCTTGGGTCCGGGCGCGGGTGATAACGCTGCGGCGGCCCTCGGCGTGGATTTGGGTCCGGGCGCGGCGATGCTGAGCCTGGGGACGTCGGGCGTAGTCGCGGCGGTGTCGGAGTCTGCCGTGTCGGATCCATCCGGCCTGGTCACGGGCTTTTCGGACGCGTCAGGCCGGTGGCTGCCGCTGGCGTGCACGCTGAACGCGTCGCGGATTATCGACGCGATGAGGCGGGTGACGGGCCTGGGATACGAGGAGTTCGACGAGGCGGCCCTGTCAGTTCCGAATGCGGGTGGGCTGCGGCTGATCCCGTACTTCGAGGGAGAGCGCACTCCGAATCTGCCGGATGCGACGGCGACGTTGGAGGGCATGACGCTGGCGAATTGCGACCCCGCGCACGTGGCTCGCGCGGCGGTCGAGGGGCTGCTGACGCTCATGCGCGGGGCCCTGGACGCGGTGCGCGCGCAGGGCGTGCCCATCGAGCGGGTGGTCATGGTCGGCGGCGGGGCGCGCTCGAGAGCGGTGCGGGCCCTGGCCTCGGGCATCCTGGGGGCCGAGGTGGAGGTCCCCTCCCCCGCCGAGTACGTCGCCCTGGGGGCGGCGAAGCAGGCGGCTGCCCTGAACGTGGCGGACCTGGGGGCGGGTGGCTCCGATGTTTGA
- the xylA gene encoding xylose isomerase, giving the protein MTTTPDNKFSFGLWTVGWNAVDPFGTGTRPVLDPWEYTEKLAEVGAWGITFHDNDVFDFDASDQERHDRVMKVKEAADAAGLVIEMVTTNTFTHPVFKDGGLTNNDRSIRRFGLRKILRNVDLAAEMGATTFVMWGGREGAEYDSSKDLNAAFDRYKEGLDTVAAYIKSRGYNLKIGLEPKPNEPRGDIFLPTVGHALALIAQLEHGDIVGLNPETGHEQMAGLNYTHALAQALNAGKLFHIDLNGQSGIKYDQDKAFGHGDLASAFFTVDLLENGFPGGGPRYEGPRHFDYKPSRTEGMEGVWESARANIEMYLTLAQKARAFREDPVTRELLEAASVPELSESTLAAGESLEDFLADRSSYEDFDAQAAGEREYHFVELYQQAMRHLIG; this is encoded by the coding sequence ATGACAACCACCCCCGACAACAAGTTCTCCTTCGGCCTGTGGACGGTCGGCTGGAATGCGGTCGACCCCTTCGGCACGGGGACCCGCCCAGTCCTGGACCCGTGGGAGTACACGGAAAAGCTCGCGGAGGTCGGCGCGTGGGGCATTACCTTCCACGACAATGACGTGTTCGACTTTGACGCGTCGGATCAGGAGCGTCACGACCGCGTCATGAAGGTGAAGGAGGCGGCCGATGCGGCTGGCCTCGTCATCGAGATGGTCACGACGAATACCTTCACTCACCCGGTCTTCAAGGATGGCGGCCTGACGAACAACGACCGTTCGATCCGCCGTTTCGGCCTGCGCAAGATCCTGCGCAACGTGGACTTGGCTGCGGAGATGGGGGCGACGACCTTCGTCATGTGGGGCGGACGCGAGGGCGCGGAGTACGACTCGTCGAAGGACCTGAACGCGGCGTTCGACCGCTACAAGGAGGGCCTGGACACGGTCGCCGCCTACATTAAGTCGCGCGGCTACAACCTCAAGATTGGCCTAGAGCCGAAGCCGAATGAGCCTCGCGGCGACATCTTCCTGCCGACGGTCGGCCACGCACTGGCCCTCATCGCGCAGCTGGAGCACGGTGACATCGTGGGCCTGAACCCAGAGACGGGCCACGAGCAGATGGCGGGCCTGAACTACACGCATGCGCTCGCGCAGGCGCTGAACGCGGGCAAGCTCTTCCACATCGACCTCAACGGCCAGTCGGGCATCAAGTACGACCAGGATAAGGCGTTCGGCCACGGCGACCTGGCCAGCGCGTTCTTCACGGTCGATCTGCTGGAGAACGGCTTCCCGGGCGGTGGCCCGCGCTACGAGGGTCCGCGCCACTTCGACTACAAGCCGAGCCGCACGGAGGGGATGGAGGGCGTGTGGGAGTCCGCGCGCGCGAACATCGAGATGTACCTGACTCTCGCCCAGAAGGCCCGCGCGTTCCGCGAGGATCCGGTGACCCGCGAGCTGCTCGAGGCTGCGTCGGTTCCCGAGCTGAGCGAATCCACGCTGGCCGCGGGCGAATCCCTTGAGGACTTCCTGGCGGATCGCAGCTCCTACGAGGACTTCGACGCGCAGGCCGCGGGCGAGCGCGAGTACCACTTCGTGGAGCTGTACCAGCAGGCGATGCGTCACCTGATCGGCTGA